In Clostridium sp. DL-VIII, the following proteins share a genomic window:
- a CDS encoding phage tail sheath subtilisin-like domain-containing protein gives MGEPSIQIMFKQAGITAIQRGKRGIVALILKDTMPSNYSNPIIMETIDEIPEGLSDFSKEQIKLAMIGYQNPPKQVMTYVEAVDAADYLEAQNYLETIKWDYAVIPGIGLTSDGKADTEANITSRATDFATWIKQLRDTKDIKVKAVLPHCPADSEGIINFCTDNIKTADKTYTAAEYCSRIAGMLAGTPLTISATFAPLAEVIDVPHLKKEERDAAVDAGQLILFNDGKKVKIDRAVNSFVTTIENKGDDFKKIKIVDIMDLVHDDVKGAAEDNYIGKYPNDYDHKCLLITAINGYFDSLVLDGLLDGSIEDQNRAEIDLDEQKNYLKSQGIDISTMKDQEIKESNTGSQVFLRGQVVILDAIEDIKFQIYI, from the coding sequence ATGGGAGAACCATCCATTCAAATCATGTTTAAACAAGCAGGGATTACTGCAATTCAAAGAGGAAAAAGAGGCATAGTGGCACTTATATTAAAAGATACTATGCCATCAAACTATAGCAATCCAATAATAATGGAAACTATAGATGAAATTCCAGAAGGATTATCAGATTTTAGTAAGGAGCAGATAAAGCTTGCCATGATAGGATATCAAAATCCACCAAAGCAAGTTATGACTTATGTAGAAGCAGTAGATGCAGCTGACTATTTAGAAGCTCAAAATTATCTAGAGACAATTAAATGGGATTATGCTGTAATTCCGGGGATCGGGTTAACTTCAGATGGTAAAGCTGATACAGAGGCGAATATTACTTCAAGAGCAACCGATTTTGCTACCTGGATTAAACAGCTAAGAGATACTAAAGATATAAAAGTTAAAGCTGTACTTCCACATTGTCCAGCAGATAGTGAAGGAATAATTAATTTTTGCACTGATAATATAAAAACAGCAGATAAGACTTATACTGCAGCAGAATATTGTTCAAGAATTGCAGGAATGCTGGCAGGAACTCCACTAACAATAAGTGCTACTTTTGCTCCACTTGCAGAAGTAATCGATGTTCCACATTTAAAGAAAGAAGAAAGAGATGCAGCAGTTGATGCAGGGCAGCTCATTTTATTTAATGATGGGAAAAAAGTTAAAATTGATAGGGCAGTAAACAGCTTTGTAACAACAATTGAAAATAAAGGTGATGATTTTAAGAAAATCAAAATTGTAGACATAATGGATTTAGTACATGATGATGTTAAGGGAGCAGCTGAAGATAATTATATTGGTAAATATCCAAATGATTATGATCACAAATGTTTACTTATTACTGCAATCAACGGATATTTTGACAGCTTAGTTTTAGATGGATTACTAGATGGAAGCATTGAAGATCAAAATAGAGCTGAGATTGATTTAGATGAACAGAAGAATTATTTAAAGAGTCAAGGGATTGATATTTCAACAATGAAGGATCAAGAAATAAAAGAAAGCAACACAGGTTCTCAAGTATTTCTTAGAGGACAAGTTGTTATCTTAGATGCAATTGAAGACATTAAATTTCAAATATATATATAG
- a CDS encoding phage tail tube protein, whose amino-acid sequence MPEAKNVINGTWGEVWINGEYVSEVSALQAKVTLTKVDVNFTRDLWKRSKVTGIEGKGTLKLHHVTSRMSILMKDNIKQGKQTVCTIISKLADPDALGAERVVLKDVTFDELTVADWEVKKNVEESLPFTFSGYDFLDLIEPQDN is encoded by the coding sequence ATGCCAGAAGCAAAAAACGTTATAAATGGAACTTGGGGAGAAGTATGGATTAATGGAGAATATGTATCAGAGGTATCAGCTCTTCAAGCAAAGGTTACTTTAACAAAGGTAGATGTTAATTTTACAAGAGACTTATGGAAGAGAAGCAAGGTAACAGGAATAGAAGGAAAAGGAACCTTGAAATTACATCATGTAACTTCAAGAATGAGCATTTTAATGAAGGATAATATAAAGCAAGGAAAGCAGACAGTATGTACAATTATATCAAAATTAGCAGATCCAGATGCACTTGGAGCTGAAAGAGTGGTGCTTAAGGATGTTACTTTTGATGAACTTACAGTAGCAGACTGGGAAGTTAAGAAGAATGTTGAAGAATCACTTCCGTTCACTTTTTCAGGCTATGATTTCTTAGATTTAATAGAACCACAAGATAACTAA
- a CDS encoding DUF6838 family protein, producing MIISPKERVADTFVLRYVTSRQKDFNRNSYLNVITMKIIYFPELDEFMNADLIAQNEVWDTMREIFSIGYIKVLDRAAKIRKSRGRAKNTEIHLKLKIDYIQDKIFNTPQSPKAEKVNFKF from the coding sequence ATAATAATTTCTCCGAAGGAGCGTGTCGCAGACACTTTTGTTCTTCGTTATGTTACCAGCAGGCAGAAAGATTTTAATAGAAATAGTTATTTAAATGTAATAACTATGAAAATAATTTATTTCCCTGAACTGGATGAATTTATGAATGCTGATTTGATAGCTCAAAACGAAGTATGGGATACTATGCGAGAAATTTTTAGCATTGGATATATAAAGGTTTTGGATAGAGCTGCAAAGATAAGAAAGTCAAGAGGAAGAGCAAAGAATACAGAGATACACTTAAAACTCAAAATAGATTATATACAAGACAAAATTTTTAATACACCTCAAAGCCCTAAAGCAGAAAAAGTTAATTTCAAATTTTAA